AATCTTATCCATACGTGTGATTTATGATTTgtcaatcaaattttaaatatttttagacatTTCATTACTACtaatttactaattatttacatattaaatattttaatagaatacatcatcacacaatatttttttgtcattgaataatttttttagttttaaatatttcatatttagtcgaacaaaatcttatagatttttatttattttttagataactaaataaatttgtaattattattaaaatatacctaaatataaaattaatttagtcctaaattaaaaataaaataattaatttttaaaaatctgaaaaaaataaataaatatttatcagcataaacataaaaatcaaactgattaacaaatataaacaaaaataaaaattaaattaaattacatttgttataaaaattaagttCACATTTTAAAATCGAGAGtgaaaatctagtatatatacTTCAAAATCTGCCACTATTCATAATCTATATACATGTTATCAATCGTCtaagttttttttcattttaacaaCCGATTCCCGTAGCCGTATGAAGAAGGGAAACAAGAATGTGAAATTATGTGAAAGTGAAATTTCACTTTTTTCtaagaaaaattatgttttacaaTATAAGTgaactaaattcaatataaaactgaaacaaaaacctttaaaaaatcacaaaaatatatataagaattaaaacaaGTGAAAGTTAactaaagtaataaaaaacaacaacatcatTAGTAATATCTcttatatcattaaaattaaaaagccttgaatgaatgaaatattttaaatcaaatattttgatgattacatattaggttagaagaatatatgttaatgaataaaaaatggaaaatatgtggtttagtattagaattttagtatattggtattactaatatttttaatttaaataattacaaaaacacaTCTGTTtcttggttcggttcggtagtttaaaccgaaccgaaccactCGGGTTGAAAAAATCTTCAGCCGAATGGTTTGAAATagactttggtttggtttgaatcggtttcggttcggtttgactCGGTTCTGTTCGGTTATTTTGCCCACCCCTAAATTGATTAGGTAAGAGATAGAGACTTTGAACGTATTTTTGGTCACGTCATATAGATTATAGAAATGTGTGTGTTAAAGAGAAAGGGTACATGAAATGGAGAAAAAGATTCGGAGAATAATACCATTAGAAAGTTGGACATCGTATTGATAAATAGTGTTACCCAAAAATATGGCACTATCTATGCATGGTTTCCACTTTGTATATTACATTACAGTggtttatatatgtaaaaatttgGAAGATTATAGTTTGTAAACACCCAGTATCAAAGTATAATGTTTGCTCCGTGACTCATCATCCTCTAGTCAATTAGAGTTGGCTAaccaaacatttattttaatcacatTCTCATTCcgtttatcatttgttttggtGCCAATCAATTTCCCTTTATACGTTATTGATTTTTTACttcttttgaagaaaaaaattgtttattgatcagaaatttaattcaaaataaaGAATACATAGGGTAATGTTGTCTCCCTTCACCGCATATGTCCTGCTATGTTCCTCCAACACGTAGCACTATAAATAGTAACCCCAAACACACTCAAAATACTCAACTGCTCTCCTTAACAAAAACAGAACCAAAACTAATAGAcacagagagagaaagaaagaaaaaatgattgAGACGGTTAAGCACCTGATTGGGTCCGGTGGCCCAAGCGGATTCGGATCCAGATCCACAGCCGATCATGTCACTGTTAATTGTGATCTCCGATCTCTAACAGCAATCATCACCGGAGCGACGTCGGGAATAGGAGCGGAGACGGCGCGAGTTCTGGCAAAGCGTGGAGCGAGGCTTGTGATTCCGGCTCGGAGTCTCAAAACCGCCGAGGAAACAAAGTCACGTATCCTCTCTGAGTTTCCTGATGCGGAGATCATCGTCATGCATCTTGATCTCAGCTCCCTTGCCTCCGTTCGACGATTCGTAGCTGATTTCGAATCTCTTCATCTCCCTCTTAACATCCTCATGTAAacaaacattcttcttgatcaccccaagaatcatacatatatatatatatatatgataattaatcaATGTCCGGTATAATATTACAGCAACAATGCTGGAAAATACGCGCACAAGCACGCCATCTCTGAGGACGGCGTGGAGATGACATTCGCCACTAATTATCTcggtaattatttattttaataattaatcaaTCATTTCTTCATTTTATATGGCCCGTCTAATTAATGGTGATTAGGTGactaaacataaattaatcCATGTGGTTTTGCTCTGGACGCACAGGCCATTTTCTGCTCACTAAGCTGCTGTTAAAGAATATGATCGAAACGGCGGCGCAAACTGGCGTTCAAGGCCGCATCGTCAACGTTACATCGGTGATTCACAGCTGGTTCTCTGGCGATATGTTGCAATATCTCGCCGATATCTCCCGAAACAATAGGTAcattaattaaactatatatattccAATCATTTAATCATCTTTTTGCGAATGATTTAATGTTATAGTACTATTAATTAAAAGGTGTTATGCGACGACAAAATATAAACGCCGTCGTCCTCCTCACTTtctttttactatttaattgCTTCCACATAATAATAgtactaaattatttaaatgcTTGACCTGCGTTTTGTAGAAATTACGACGCGACCCGAGCTTACGCGCTCTCCAAGCTCGCCAACGTTCTCCACACCATAGAGCTCTCCCGGATTCTACATGTAAGTAACTAAACATATCTAGCCTTTTTCATTTTTCCATCTTTGTTCATAAATTAATAGATAGTTCTACTAATCACTGTATAGAAAATGGATGCTAATGTAACGGCAAACTGTGTTCATCCTGGAATCGTGAGAACACGTCTCACACGTGACCGAGAAGGTCTCATCACTGATTTAGTCTTTTTCTTGACCTCCAAGCTATTGAAGTCTGTTCCTCAGGTACCTaattaagattatcattttataTTACCTACACATATAAATCTTACGGAAACTGATCCGgcctattaattattatatataggcAGCAGCAACGACTTGCTACGTGGCAACTAGCCCCAGATTGAGGAACGTGTGCGGCAAGTACTTCTCGGACTGCAACGAAGCTCGGACATCTAAATTGGGATCGTGCAATATTAAAGCTCAGAGACTATGGACTGCTTCTGAGTTGCTGGTTTCTCCAGCTTCCTGTACTCCCCATCTTTACCGAACATTTAAATGCTCTTTAACCAACGATGCTATATGTAAATCCCAAGCCCTGTAATAACATCTATATACATGTAGGTTTACTAGGTATACATAGTATTAGTTAGATGAATCGGCGGATGTTCCTTTGTTTGTGTATAAGCCTGCGTCTGTAATATTACTATATATGTGGTTTCAtgtaaatataatagtatatactTGTAGGGTTTTGTAAAATCTAGCTATGTCTTTGTTATGTGATTCTTATCTATGTAGCATCAATCTAGCACAGgtattatataaacattttggaTTTTCTACTCTTGCTTTTCCAAAATTGTTGATCTCTTCTGTTTTGACGATTGCATAAAGTATGTGTTGAGAaagaaaaccaagaaaaaattatatggGTAAGGGCAGTACAACAACCTACTTGCATTagaaaacaattatattatGTCTGGAAATAAGGAAACTTctacctaaacaaaaaatacatatccaagataaattaataaatatttttttatatcaaatatgactaatataatattagtaatatttcatAATCTTAAGCAATATCACCATACACTACTGTAAGAACTAAACCCGAccatcaaaattttaatgtgaatAGAGTAGGTTGACGAAAAGGGTGGAAAATGATCTCTTTGAATAGATTTCTAAAATAGTGTGTTCAAATTGGACTAATATTATTGACAAAGAACACAACAAAAAACAATGCAGTTCGAAGAAAGTATTTTAAGTCTCAAGTGAGTAAATCAAAAAGCATGAATGAAACTATCGTCTTGGCTCGTTTTTTGTACTGCTCATATCGCACAATTATTTCGCGCATCTTGGGTGCACGTGATGTGCCTGCTCCTGAGATTTTGGCATGTTATATAACCGACTGACAACAAGGTGAGTGAGTCTTGGTTGTTATCCGTAGACCTCAGAGTTCGCTATCTTGATCTACAAGGTAACCCTTTGGACCGGAATAGCTGGATTTCGTCGATGGATCATATTTTCACTACTAATTTAGCATGTTTCAAATGGGTCTTTTATGAGCtggatttatatattaaatcatgCTCAAACAGTTACCCCAGTCCATTAAGTGATATGTAGTTTTCTTTAATAGACGGACATACCTGAAGGCGTGACTCTTTGATCTCGTTCATCAGATTGGAAATGATTATCCCTGAAGATCGACGGTGCAGAAGCTAAGTCATCTAAACATCACTTTCCgtgataatttttttgaataactCAGAAACCATCACGATCATAACCATATCAATGGCCGAGATTGAGAGAATCTCGCTTATTCTAATTTTACTGTTCCTCATTTCTCGTAAATGAGAGCTTATCTCCTAATGATACAAGACTATAAATGTGTCTCTTCAGTGTCTCCATTTATTCGTGGAGTTTTTTCACGAAAAAGTATGTATGATACTTTATGTAAGAGCGCTTTTACATTATTTCCCTTTCTCATTTTCGTTTCCCCGGTCGCATACGACCAAATGGGACTTGGTGCTATTCCGCCAGAGATATACAGTCTCGTCGGCGATAAAGCTGATCTTACCGGAGAGATCGGACTCTCCGGAGACAATCAAGCCAGGCTTCTGCTGCGTGTGCACATGGCTTATTTCGACGCATGAAGGTCTCCAGGTGGTATGAAACTGGAGATTTTGAAGGAAATGCGCGCAAATAGGAAACCTGAAGATACATGTGCACATACATATCGAGCATTGTACCTTTCGAGTTGTGTGCCTAAAGGAAATTggatatatatggtatatatgCAGAAGATTTTCGAGAATTGTTTCTGATTATGAATTTATGATGAaatatagacatatatatatatatatatatgatatttacaaaGCGGGTGGGAGCGAGTCTTGTTTCATCCAAATCAAAATAACAGTACAGCTTTTGTTACCAAAGAGTTGCCTTTCTCACAGACTATTATGCCAGAGAAGCTTCATGTTCACGATATATCTCCTCCGCATGAGCTGTTGTTACGTAAACTGCATTGGCCAGGGAACTGTGCTTTCTTCCATAGAAAACATACACCAACACTCCAATCACCAGCCACACAGACACACGAGCCCATGTCGCAGACCTGTCAAGTTTGCCGGTCAGAGAGATTATACCTTTTGTTCTTTGGTGATGAAACAAGGAGCATGTGAATGAAGAGATTACTCACCCAAGGTTAACCAAAAGGTACATGTTGATTAGGATGCATATGATTGGCAGGAGTGGCACTAACGGGCATATGAAACCTAtttattcaaaaacaaaattcacaCGGAACATGAAATATGATTTTGATTATAAGACATCCCTTTCATATGCTTAAGGAATTGATTGTTTACCTCCAGAATGTCCAAAAGTGTGCCTAGCATCATCCTGATCTATGGAACTCAGAGCAATCAAACCAGCAAGGAGGAGACTTCCACCAATACCA
This genomic stretch from Brassica napus cultivar Da-Ae chromosome C9, Da-Ae, whole genome shotgun sequence harbors:
- the LOC125593407 gene encoding short-chain dehydrogenase TIC 32 B, chloroplastic-like encodes the protein MIETVKHLIGSGGPSGFGSRSTADHVTVNCDLRSLTAIITGATSGIGAETARVLAKRGARLVIPARSLKTAEETKSRILSEFPDAEIIVMHLDLSSLASVRRFVADFESLHLPLNILINNAGKYAHKHAISEDGVEMTFATNYLGHFLLTKLLLKNMIETAAQTGVQGRIVNVTSVIHSWFSGDMLQYLADISRNNRNYDATRAYALSKLANVLHTIELSRILHKMDANVTANCVHPGIVRTRLTRDREGLITDLVFFLTSKLLKSVPQAAATTCYVATSPRLRNVCGKYFSDCNEARTSKLGSCNIKAQRLWTASELLVSPASCTPHLYRTFKCSLTNDAICKSQAL